The genomic interval ACGAACAGCGGCGCTGACCAGTCGCCGGGTCACCCGCTCGATTATACCGCCCCAAACTGCCGCCCAGCATCCGCGTCTACGTATGTGCCGTTGACCGTCGGTGCGGAACCTTAGAGCGGAGTTATGGATGGGCCGGCAGGCTTGCAATCGTAACTGCCACTATGGTAGAAATTTTCTACACTTAGGAGGTTGACTCAAAGTGGGCTCTGCCCGCTTTTTTTGTTTCTAGGCTCAAAAAACATGGACGCCACGCTCACCCGGATATGGGAACTGGCAGCTTCATTAGCCGAAACTGAAGGGATGGAGATCGTCGATATCGAGTTTCATCGCGACGGCAGGCGAAGCGGCCGGGTGTTGCGGCTCTATCTCGATAAGCCGGGCGGCGCCAACGTTGACGACTTGAGTCGGATGAGCCGGCTCTTGAGCGAGCGGCTCGATGAAGCTGATTGCATCGAAGGCGCCTACACCTTGGAAGTGTCCTCGCCGGGCATCAACCGACCACTGCGCCGTCCGGAGCATTTCTCGCAATTTGTCGGTAAGCGTATTCGCGTGCGCACACGCGACATGATCGACGGCCGCCGTTCGTTCCTCGGCATCTTGCAGGAAGCGGGGGCGGACAAGATCAAAGTCATGCAAGATCGAGTGGAGCACGAAATCCCCTTCGCGCAGATCGAAAAGTCAAATTATGAGCACGACTGGAGCGCCTAGTATGCAGCAAGATCTCAATCGCGTCATCGAACAGGTCAGTAAAGAAAAGGGCATCGATAAATCGATCCTCATCAGTGCCCTGGAAAACGCTATGGTCTCGGCGGCCAAAAAAACCTTCGGCCACCAGCGCAAGATTGAGGCGCAGTTCAATCCCGAAATCGGCGAGGTCGAGCTGTTCGAAGCCAAGACGGTGGTCGACACGGTGCAAGATGAGGCCACCGAGATCACGCTGGGCCAAGCGCGCGAGCTGCTCGACCCCGACGCCGAAGTCGGCGACGAGCTTTTGTCCAAGCTCGATTCGAGTATGTTTGGCCGTATCGCCGCTCAGGCGGCAAAGCAAAACATCGTGCAGAAAGTGCGCGACGCCGAGCGCGAGATTATTTACAACGAGTTTAAAGGCCGTGCCGGCCAATTGGTCAACGGCATCGTGCAGCGTTTCGAGAAGCGCAATATTATCGTCAACCTCGGCCGCACCGACGCGATCCTGCCGGAAAAAGAACAGGTGCCGCGTGAGCGCTACCGCCAGGGCGACCGCATTCGCGCGTACATCGTCAGCGTCGATAACACCAGCCGCGGGCCGCAGATCATTCTCTCGCGCACTCACCCCGGTATGTTGATTCAACTGTTTACCCAGGAAGTGCCGGAGATTTACGAAGCCATCGTCGAAGTCAAGGGCGCCGCGCGCGAGCCCGGCGGGCGGGCGAAAATCGCTGTGGTTTCCAATGACCCGGATGTCGATCCGGTGGGCGCCTGCGTCGGCATGAAGGGCACGCGCGTGCAGGCGGTGGTTCAGGAGCTGCGCGGTGAGAAGATCGATATCGTGCACTGGATTCCCGATCAGGCGGAATATGTCTGCCGTGCCTTGGCGCCGGCGAAGGTTTCAAAAATCATTATCGACGACGAAGACCACAGCATGGAAGTGATTGTGCCCGACGACCAGCTCTCTTTGGCGATCGGCAAGAAGGGGCAGAACGTGCGGCTGGCCTCGCGGTTGACCAACTGGCGCATCGACGTGCGCAGCGAAGCGGAAGCTGAGGAAGAGACGCGCATCGCGCGCGCGTCGATCGGCGCGATTCCCGGCATCGGCGATTTTGCCGCCGAGCTGCTCTTCCAAGAGGGCTTCAAATCGGCCGAGGAAGTGGCAGCCAGCACGTTGGAAGAAATTATGGATGTGGAGGGCATCAGCCCGGAGAAGGCGGCGTCACTGCATAAATCGGCGCTGGAATATATCGCTGAGAAGCAGCGTAAAGAAGCCGAAGAGGAGGCGGCGCGGGCCGCGGCGGCTGAAGCCGCGAGCGCGGCGCCGGCCGAAGCTCCGGCGGAGGAGAAGCCGTAACGCAGCGCGTCGTCGCCAAGAGTGGTCATGTGCCGCTGCGCACTTGCTTGGGCTGCGGCCAGCGCGCCGCGCAGCAAGGCTTGATTCGCTTGACGGCGCGCGATGACGGGCGGCTTGAGATCGATTGTAGGGACCGCGTGGGACGCGGCGGTTACCTGCACGCAACGCCGTCCTGCTGGCAGGAGTTTTTGCGCAAGAAGAGTCACCACCGCGCGTTTCACATGGAGTTGAGCAAGCACGCCAAAGAAGCATTGATTCAGGCGTTACAGGTAAGGGACCGGGAGTAAACGAGTATGGCAAAAATGCGAGTCCACCTGCTGGCAAAAGACTTAGGTGTCGAAACCAAAGATCTGGTCGCTCAGTTGGACAAATTGGGCATGCGCGGCCGCAAGTCGCAAAGCACGCTCGAGGACGATGAAGTCGCGCGTGTGCGCGCGGTTTTCGCCGCTTTGGAGAAGCCGCAGGTGCACGTCGGCGAAGAGAAGGTCGTCGCCGACCGGGTCGTCAAAACCGAAGACGAAAGTCACGGTGAAGTGCAGGCGCGCGAAACTGTGGTTGAGCGGCGCGTCGGCGTCGGCGTTATTCGCCGCCGCACCAAGCGCGAAGAGGTGCCGCAGGCCGAGGCGGTGGTTGCCGAAACCCAGCCGGTAGAGGACGCAGTGCCAGCGCCGCTTGCAACGGAAACTCGGCCGGCGGTGGAAGTGATGGAGCCCGAGCACGAGGTTCCCGTCGAAATGACCGCGGAAGAGTTTGCCGCGGTCTTGCCTGAACAAGTGGCAGAACCTGAATTTGTCCCCGAGCCCGAGCCGATCGTTGAGTTGCCGGTGGAGGCGAGCGCTGTTGAGGCCGCCCCATTGGAGGCCAAGCAACAGGAAGCCGTTGAAGTAGCACCGGCTCAACAAGTAAAGCCGCAAGCAGCACCGCCGCCGCCCGCTGCAGCGCCTGCTCCAGCTACTGTGAGCGCCGCGCCGCGACCTGCGGCGCCGGCCAAAGATGCGCCACGCGGACCGGTGATCATCGGCCGTATCGATTTGCGGCGCACGGTAACGCCTGCGCCGCCACCGCCGGGACGGCGTCCCGCGCCAGGCGCAGGGCAGGCCCCCAATGGCACTGCAGGCGCATTGCGCGATGGTGCCGCACAACCGCCGGTAACCACCGACGGCGATAAGCCTAAGTCCGGCCGGCATAAGAAACGCGTCGTTAAGAAGCAAGATGTGCTTGAGTTTCGTGAGAAGGAGTTGCGTGGCGGCGGCCGGGTGCCGAAAAAGAAACGAGCCTTGCCCGGCAAGGAGCAGCGTAAAACCGAAATCACGGTTCCCAAGGCGAGCAAGCGCGTTATCAAGATTTCCGAAGTCATTACCGTCGGTGATTTGTCGCGTGAAATGGGCGTTAAAGCGGGCGAGGTCATCAAGAAGCTCATGAGCATGGGCATGATGGCGACCATCAACCAGGTGCTCGATGCTGACACGGCGACATTGATCGCGTCGGAGTTCGATCACGCGGTGGAAAACGTCGCCTTCGATGCCGACAGCGCCTTGGAAGTGGAGCATCAGGTCGAAGAAGAAGAGTCGGCCCTTGAGCCGCGGCCGCCGGTGGTGACGATCATGGGCCACGTCGACCACGGCAAAACTTCGTTACTCGATGCGATTCGCAGCACCAACGTGACGGCTTCAGAGCATGGCGGCATTACCCAGCATATCGGTGCCTATCACGTGGCCGTCGAGGGCCGCAGTGTGACGTTCCTCGACACGCCGGGTCACGAAGCGTTTACGGCCATGCGCGCCCGCGGCGCAAAGGTTACCGACATCGTGGTGTTGGTTGTCGCTGCCGACGACGGTGTCATGCCGCAGACGATTGAAGCGATCAATCATGCGCGCGCCGCCGAGGTGCCAATCATCGTCGCGGTCAACAAGATTGACCGGCCCGATGCCAATCTCGAAAAAGTAAAGCGCGGTCTCGCCGAGCATGGCTTGGCGGCCGAAGACTGGGGCGGCGACACGGTGTTTGCACCGGTCTCAGCCAAAACCCAAGAGGGCATTCCGCATCTTCTAGAAATGCTTTTGCTCCAGGCCGATATCCTGGAGCTGAAAGCCAACCCGGGCAAGCTCGCGCGCGGCACCATCGTCGAGGCCAAACTCGACCGCGGCCGCGGCCCAGTTGCCACCGTGCTCGTTCAAGAAGGCACGCTGCGCGTCGGCGACGCCTTTGTCTGCGGTGTGTTCCACGGCAAAGTGCGCGCCATGATCGACGATCATGGGCAAAAAGTCGAAGAAGCGCCGCCGGCGTTTCCGGTCGAGATTCTCGGTTTGCAGGGCGTGCCGCTGGCCGGCGATTCCTTTGTCGCCGTGGCCG from Deltaproteobacteria bacterium carries:
- a CDS encoding ribosome maturation factor RimP, whose product is MDATLTRIWELAASLAETEGMEIVDIEFHRDGRRSGRVLRLYLDKPGGANVDDLSRMSRLLSERLDEADCIEGAYTLEVSSPGINRPLRRPEHFSQFVGKRIRVRTRDMIDGRRSFLGILQEAGADKIKVMQDRVEHEIPFAQIEKSNYEHDWSA
- the nusA gene encoding transcription termination/antitermination protein NusA encodes the protein MQQDLNRVIEQVSKEKGIDKSILISALENAMVSAAKKTFGHQRKIEAQFNPEIGEVELFEAKTVVDTVQDEATEITLGQARELLDPDAEVGDELLSKLDSSMFGRIAAQAAKQNIVQKVRDAEREIIYNEFKGRAGQLVNGIVQRFEKRNIIVNLGRTDAILPEKEQVPRERYRQGDRIRAYIVSVDNTSRGPQIILSRTHPGMLIQLFTQEVPEIYEAIVEVKGAAREPGGRAKIAVVSNDPDVDPVGACVGMKGTRVQAVVQELRGEKIDIVHWIPDQAEYVCRALAPAKVSKIIIDDEDHSMEVIVPDDQLSLAIGKKGQNVRLASRLTNWRIDVRSEAEAEEETRIARASIGAIPGIGDFAAELLFQEGFKSAEEVAASTLEEIMDVEGISPEKAASLHKSALEYIAEKQRKEAEEEAARAAAAEAASAAPAEAPAEEKP
- a CDS encoding YlxR family protein, with the protein product MPLRTCLGCGQRAAQQGLIRLTARDDGRLEIDCRDRVGRGGYLHATPSCWQEFLRKKSHHRAFHMELSKHAKEALIQALQVRDRE
- the infB gene encoding translation initiation factor IF-2, whose amino-acid sequence is MAKMRVHLLAKDLGVETKDLVAQLDKLGMRGRKSQSTLEDDEVARVRAVFAALEKPQVHVGEEKVVADRVVKTEDESHGEVQARETVVERRVGVGVIRRRTKREEVPQAEAVVAETQPVEDAVPAPLATETRPAVEVMEPEHEVPVEMTAEEFAAVLPEQVAEPEFVPEPEPIVELPVEASAVEAAPLEAKQQEAVEVAPAQQVKPQAAPPPPAAAPAPATVSAAPRPAAPAKDAPRGPVIIGRIDLRRTVTPAPPPPGRRPAPGAGQAPNGTAGALRDGAAQPPVTTDGDKPKSGRHKKRVVKKQDVLEFREKELRGGGRVPKKKRALPGKEQRKTEITVPKASKRVIKISEVITVGDLSREMGVKAGEVIKKLMSMGMMATINQVLDADTATLIASEFDHAVENVAFDADSALEVEHQVEEEESALEPRPPVVTIMGHVDHGKTSLLDAIRSTNVTASEHGGITQHIGAYHVAVEGRSVTFLDTPGHEAFTAMRARGAKVTDIVVLVVAADDGVMPQTIEAINHARAAEVPIIVAVNKIDRPDANLEKVKRGLAEHGLAAEDWGGDTVFAPVSAKTQEGIPHLLEMLLLQADILELKANPGKLARGTIVEAKLDRGRGPVATVLVQEGTLRVGDAFVCGVFHGKVRAMIDDHGQKVEEAPPAFPVEILGLQGVPLAGDSFVAVADESKARQVAEFRQSKQRETELVKTSKVSLDELYDQIKTGDVKELRVVLKGDVQGSVEAVTDALTRMSTDEVKLRVIHGSVGGITESDILLAAASNAVVIGFNVRPESKGAALAAKEGVDVRLYTIIYEAVADVRAAMEGLLEPTFREQTHGRVEIRQTFNIQGVGTIAGCYVSEGKITRGSQVRLLRDQVVVHEGKLASLKRFKDDAREVAAGYECGLGLEGFQDIKQGDVLEAFERIPVIRRIAPTPTGREAQRATAAEQR